A genomic window from Thioalkalivibrio sp. ALJ12 includes:
- a CDS encoding methyl-accepting chemotaxis protein, with protein MGSSRRLRNIVLGGLLVLALIATGVAFTYHEFEQSQYRDRVALASEMQLLSQRLATGTLEAAGGSEQAITDITELRNRFDDQLERLRDGGDGLLPLPEAVSSELAAVNREWSLYRDDVTTVIVGSDDIEQVTEFSEAVEAFSPELARLSDDVVRRMVQIGESPEQIYVASRQTMLIQRIANNLNQVLQGGAAAATAIERFERDATLYGRVLDGLIEGFEPLGIERVNDAETQRTLQEIATLFIAFSEAVEGVLDTSSQIFEINAAASAVEARSGAMLDVTGGLEVALNREAEQAGVIALVGFALGGLALLLLIAMGLFLYRDTKRELAETEAQNERNQQAILRLLDEMMNLADGDLTVNATVTEDFTGAIADSMNYAIENLRTLVATINTVAADISESSAATRSQVLGLAEKSEEQAREIQQANDAIDEVSHSVDKVAQDAGQSAQVARNSVEIASKGAATVRRSIEGMDTIREQIQETAKRIKRLGESSQEIGDIIGLINDIAEQTNVLALNAAIQASAAGEAGRGFAVVADEVQRLAERSSGATRQVEGLVKAIQADTSEAVSSMEQSTANVVSGAEMAQAAGEALAEIEQVSADLADLIDGIANSARQQSEMARNVTSIMGQIREITSETTQGTQSTAAAIGDLAQLSAQLQSSVSDFKLPDPTLPEPGEAAAEPDASSEETVPNEQRA; from the coding sequence ATGGGATCGAGTCGACGCTTGCGCAATATCGTCCTCGGGGGGCTGCTGGTGCTGGCCCTGATCGCGACGGGCGTGGCCTTTACCTACCACGAATTCGAGCAAAGTCAGTATCGCGACCGTGTTGCCCTGGCCAGCGAGATGCAGCTGCTTTCGCAGCGATTGGCGACGGGTACCCTGGAAGCGGCCGGGGGCTCCGAACAGGCGATTACCGATATCACGGAGTTGCGTAATCGCTTCGACGACCAGCTCGAGCGCCTGCGCGATGGTGGCGACGGCCTGCTGCCGCTGCCGGAGGCGGTCTCCAGTGAGCTCGCGGCCGTCAATCGCGAGTGGTCGCTTTATCGCGACGACGTCACCACCGTCATCGTGGGCTCGGATGATATCGAGCAGGTGACGGAATTCTCCGAGGCGGTGGAGGCCTTCTCGCCGGAGCTGGCACGCCTGTCCGATGACGTCGTGCGGCGCATGGTCCAGATTGGGGAATCGCCGGAGCAGATCTATGTGGCCTCGCGCCAGACGATGCTGATTCAGCGTATCGCCAACAACCTCAACCAGGTGTTGCAGGGTGGTGCGGCCGCGGCCACCGCGATCGAGCGCTTCGAGCGTGATGCCACGCTGTACGGGCGTGTGCTCGACGGCCTGATCGAGGGCTTCGAGCCCCTGGGCATCGAGCGTGTTAACGATGCCGAGACCCAGCGCACTCTGCAGGAGATCGCGACCCTGTTCATCGCCTTCAGCGAGGCGGTCGAAGGGGTGCTGGATACCTCGTCGCAGATTTTCGAGATCAACGCTGCGGCCTCGGCCGTCGAGGCCCGCTCGGGGGCAATGCTGGACGTGACCGGTGGCCTGGAAGTCGCCCTGAACCGGGAGGCCGAACAGGCGGGTGTGATCGCCCTGGTCGGCTTCGCCCTGGGTGGCCTGGCGCTGTTGCTGCTGATCGCGATGGGCCTGTTCCTCTATCGCGACACCAAGCGCGAACTGGCCGAGACCGAGGCGCAGAATGAACGTAACCAGCAGGCGATCCTGCGCCTGCTCGACGAGATGATGAACCTCGCCGACGGGGATCTCACCGTCAACGCGACCGTGACCGAGGACTTCACTGGCGCGATCGCGGACTCGATGAACTACGCGATCGAGAACCTGCGAACGCTGGTCGCGACCATCAACACGGTGGCGGCGGATATCAGCGAATCCTCGGCCGCCACCCGCTCGCAGGTGCTCGGGCTGGCCGAGAAGTCCGAGGAACAGGCCCGCGAGATCCAGCAGGCGAACGACGCGATCGACGAGGTGAGCCATTCGGTCGACAAAGTCGCGCAGGATGCCGGGCAGTCGGCCCAGGTGGCACGAAACTCCGTGGAAATCGCGTCCAAGGGGGCGGCCACGGTGCGCCGCTCGATCGAGGGGATGGACACTATCCGCGAGCAGATCCAGGAGACCGCGAAACGGATCAAGCGCCTGGGCGAATCCTCGCAGGAGATCGGCGACATCATCGGGCTGATCAATGACATCGCTGAACAGACCAACGTGCTTGCGTTGAACGCGGCGATCCAGGCATCCGCCGCAGGCGAGGCGGGCCGCGGGTTCGCGGTGGTGGCGGACGAGGTCCAGCGCCTCGCGGAACGCTCCTCCGGGGCGACCCGTCAGGTCGAGGGTCTGGTCAAAGCGATCCAGGCGGATACCAGCGAGGCGGTCTCGTCGATGGAACAAAGTACCGCCAACGTGGTGTCCGGGGCCGAGATGGCCCAGGCAGCGGGCGAGGCGCTGGCCGAGATCGAGCAGGTCTCTGCCGATCTGGCGGACCTGATCGACGGTATCGCGAACTCGGCGCGCCAGCAGTCCGAGATGGCGCGCAACGTGACCTCGATCATGGGCCAGATCCGCGAGATCACCTCGGAGACCACCCAGGGCACCCAGTCCACCGCGGCCGCCATCGGCGACCTGGCGCAACTGTCCGCGCAGCTCCAGTCCTCGGTGTCGGACTTCAAGCTCCCCGACCCGACGCTACCCGAGCCTGGCGAGGCTGCCGCCGAGCCCGATGCGTCGTCCGAGGAAACCGTCCCGAACGAGCAGCGCGCCTGA
- a CDS encoding Hpt domain-containing protein: MAPSALNWVRDELDKLFVELQDALRRYAEDPACGECLEEARAGLEQIRGTLTMVQVESVVLICDEMLQVMDLQQGAEPPSPEATEALLRAALQLPDYLEQEGDSELPSPMILVPLLNELRAARGATLLMDVAALMPDLQAVDDGRVGAGGEAPQPQERARRLQEARRGFQRELLELVRGDVTAAARRLKPVAQQIEEMVPPGDLRRLFWITGGILESLADEGLEAGTDIRRLIGRVDRELGRYLGILSEHCESHDDGSEPDHAIPDDLIKTLLFHIAGSSSDGEQARAVREVFGLHALQGDDGGGVGQAVYQNLRAALEDDLAEVRERLDVLMRSEQRGHEELASLSEQVERIGSTLSLLGLEAGQRHTDALTETLTPERAGHSDEQVDMELAEHLLALESLLESGLRRRAASGPRADFDRHLAAAVYQEALVDVRRVRDTLLGYLSGEGADNGLREARGALERVDGAMSIGGFEALQALLQPLIRYLEARADAGLAAQDLGEDEVGALAEVLSSIELALESSGQPWRELDSVHERGVAALQRLGAISGGDGAERPVSLTDVSVGASGEGASPGDDVEEVAGQEEPLAVFGEAKENIPEQETVSETNPAPVQVSSAEHLHYDESVLSSQVRGPDIDPEILDIFLEEADEEIESLGEQFPRWQAAPSDMDALTVIRRSFHTLKGSGRLAGALRLGEFAWVVESFLNRLLEGGQEADFATIQALEDAIAVLPGLVAEVRDDAGPDTPVLDIALRLQALLSGEMEPAEEAAEVPAGAEDDFAELARSMDALEPAAGGAEPEWPAAPILEAPEEELESAEPLDLDSQELGVSLDGPEAELKSGVPVEPALETNDETLELPEDAGTDPQLWQVFSAEARTHLATLREWIDASGNRPDRVPNHELERALHTLNGSARTADIRGIYAVCGPFERIVRIHREMEWPLAARAQTLLAELERYVADAVADEHPDPVKTEAPPEWSPEVYELLDHATAEQLLRAADEDAAEQVSEPPQSDGLGSALEPPQPDVESATPLTPEPAEAEAVGAEPDGRPGPDQNAFQREVHTLKGSARMAGFEVVGAIAHALESALGVETETGLEPREGFFRLVERALTDVQHLVERGVGSWQTNEEASETLPALREWASGGGEEFESQPAARSEAEEIEPAALLADDDESETVAHPVPMEARRIQDQVRMDAEVLDALVNHAGELATFHRRFEQTVGRVEGQVDELERTIARLREQLRKLEIETEAQILFRVEKESGDEAVDFDPLEMDRYSGIQQLSRALAESVSDLEALKQDVGDELQNAGGILLQQRRVGTDLQDQLMRQRMVRFARMAPRLRRVVRQAGDDMGKSVRVEFSGQGAELDRALLERLVAPLEHLLRNAIAHGIEDSDARRAAGKSETGQIGVSLEQSGSEIRLQVTDDGAGIDAHAIRTRAVERGLLASDAEITDAQALQLILQSGFSTAAEVSQVAGRGVGLDVVNSDVKQLGGTLEIESTPGRGSRFTMRLPFTLAISQALLVQVGEETFAVPMASVEGVVRAHADEVVASGDGHVSYPYAGQDYAVRALGDLMGIETQASASHLPDHAFPLLLVRADDQRVALRIDGLLGSQEVVVKSVGPVLSRIPGVAGATLQGDGSVMLILDLSMLVRFAAATAGTVDTGMPAEIAGAPRVMVVDDSITIRKVTARLLARHGYDVVTARDGLDAVTMLEERRPQLILLDVEMPRMDGFEFAAHVRDHPELSQVPIIMITSRSGTKHRERASRLGVNGYLGKPYLENDLLDEIRRHLEEVVA, encoded by the coding sequence ATGGCACCCAGCGCACTGAATTGGGTCCGCGACGAACTCGACAAGCTCTTTGTCGAGCTCCAGGACGCCCTGCGTCGTTATGCCGAGGACCCCGCCTGTGGCGAGTGTCTGGAGGAGGCCCGCGCGGGACTGGAGCAGATTCGCGGCACTCTGACCATGGTGCAGGTCGAGAGCGTGGTCCTGATCTGCGACGAGATGTTGCAGGTGATGGATCTGCAGCAGGGGGCCGAGCCGCCCAGCCCGGAGGCAACCGAGGCGCTCTTGCGTGCCGCGCTGCAGTTGCCCGACTACCTTGAGCAGGAGGGCGACTCGGAACTGCCTTCGCCGATGATCCTGGTCCCGCTGCTCAACGAGCTGCGGGCAGCGCGGGGCGCCACCTTGCTGATGGACGTCGCGGCCCTGATGCCGGATCTGCAGGCGGTGGACGACGGTCGCGTTGGGGCCGGTGGCGAGGCGCCGCAGCCTCAGGAGCGCGCACGGCGCCTGCAGGAGGCTCGTCGGGGATTTCAGCGCGAGCTTCTCGAGCTGGTCCGCGGTGATGTGACCGCGGCGGCCCGCCGCCTGAAGCCCGTTGCACAGCAGATCGAGGAAATGGTCCCGCCCGGGGATCTCCGGCGCCTGTTCTGGATTACCGGTGGCATCCTGGAGTCGCTCGCCGACGAGGGCCTCGAGGCCGGTACCGACATTCGCCGCCTGATCGGGCGCGTGGACCGCGAGCTCGGGCGCTACCTGGGCATCCTCAGCGAGCACTGCGAGTCGCACGACGATGGCTCGGAGCCCGATCACGCCATTCCGGATGACCTGATCAAGACCTTGCTGTTCCACATTGCGGGGTCAAGCTCCGATGGCGAGCAGGCGCGCGCGGTGCGCGAGGTGTTCGGTCTGCACGCGCTGCAAGGCGACGACGGCGGAGGGGTCGGCCAGGCGGTTTATCAGAATCTGCGCGCCGCCCTGGAAGATGACCTGGCCGAGGTGCGAGAGCGCCTGGATGTGCTGATGCGCTCGGAACAGCGCGGCCACGAGGAGCTGGCCAGTCTGAGCGAACAGGTCGAGCGTATCGGCTCGACCCTGAGCCTGCTCGGCCTGGAGGCGGGGCAGCGCCACACCGATGCCCTGACAGAGACCCTGACGCCGGAGCGGGCCGGGCACTCCGATGAACAGGTCGACATGGAGTTGGCCGAGCATCTCCTGGCGCTGGAGTCGCTGCTCGAATCGGGCCTGCGTCGGCGCGCGGCCAGCGGCCCGCGTGCCGACTTCGATCGCCATCTGGCCGCGGCGGTCTACCAGGAGGCCCTGGTGGACGTGCGGCGTGTGCGCGATACCTTGCTTGGGTACCTCTCCGGGGAAGGCGCGGATAACGGGTTGCGCGAGGCCCGCGGTGCGCTGGAGCGGGTCGACGGTGCGATGTCGATCGGTGGTTTCGAGGCCCTGCAGGCCCTGTTGCAGCCGTTGATCCGCTACCTGGAGGCCCGCGCTGACGCCGGGCTGGCGGCACAGGACCTGGGCGAGGACGAGGTCGGGGCGCTGGCGGAGGTGTTGAGCTCGATCGAGCTGGCGCTGGAGTCCTCCGGGCAGCCCTGGCGCGAACTGGATAGTGTCCACGAGCGGGGCGTGGCCGCACTGCAGCGTCTGGGTGCCATCTCCGGTGGCGATGGGGCCGAACGCCCCGTTTCACTGACCGATGTGTCCGTGGGTGCGAGCGGGGAAGGGGCCTCGCCGGGTGACGACGTTGAAGAGGTCGCGGGACAGGAAGAGCCGCTGGCCGTGTTTGGTGAGGCCAAGGAGAATATCCCGGAGCAGGAGACAGTATCCGAAACCAATCCGGCCCCGGTGCAAGTCTCGAGTGCAGAACATCTGCATTACGACGAGTCTGTGTTGTCCTCGCAGGTCCGGGGGCCGGATATCGATCCCGAGATTCTCGATATCTTCCTCGAGGAAGCCGACGAGGAGATCGAAAGCCTCGGTGAGCAGTTCCCGCGCTGGCAGGCCGCGCCCTCCGACATGGATGCCCTGACGGTGATCCGTCGTTCCTTCCATACGCTCAAGGGTTCCGGCCGCCTGGCGGGTGCCTTGCGTCTGGGCGAATTCGCCTGGGTTGTGGAGTCATTCCTGAATCGCCTGCTGGAAGGCGGCCAAGAGGCGGACTTCGCGACCATCCAGGCACTTGAGGATGCGATTGCAGTCCTGCCGGGCCTGGTAGCAGAAGTCCGGGATGATGCCGGCCCGGACACCCCGGTGCTGGATATCGCCTTGCGTCTGCAGGCACTGCTGTCCGGCGAGATGGAGCCGGCGGAAGAAGCCGCCGAGGTGCCGGCCGGTGCCGAGGACGATTTTGCCGAGCTCGCGCGCAGTATGGATGCCCTCGAGCCTGCCGCAGGCGGGGCCGAGCCCGAATGGCCGGCGGCCCCCATTCTGGAGGCCCCGGAAGAAGAACTGGAGTCGGCGGAGCCGCTCGACCTGGATTCACAGGAGCTGGGGGTGTCGCTGGACGGGCCCGAGGCCGAGCTCAAGTCGGGTGTCCCCGTGGAGCCCGCGCTGGAAACGAACGACGAAACGCTCGAGTTGCCCGAGGACGCGGGTACTGACCCGCAACTCTGGCAGGTGTTCTCGGCCGAGGCCCGTACCCATCTGGCTACCCTTCGCGAATGGATCGACGCGTCCGGGAACCGGCCCGACAGGGTGCCGAATCACGAGCTCGAACGTGCACTGCATACCCTGAACGGTAGTGCCCGAACGGCCGATATCCGCGGCATCTACGCCGTTTGCGGGCCGTTCGAGCGCATCGTGCGCATCCATCGCGAGATGGAGTGGCCGCTGGCGGCGCGAGCTCAGACTCTGCTCGCCGAACTCGAGCGCTACGTGGCAGATGCAGTGGCCGACGAGCACCCTGACCCGGTCAAGACGGAGGCACCACCCGAGTGGTCGCCCGAGGTCTACGAGCTCCTCGACCATGCGACCGCCGAGCAGTTGCTGCGTGCTGCCGACGAGGATGCCGCCGAGCAGGTCTCCGAGCCGCCACAGTCGGATGGGCTCGGATCGGCGCTCGAGCCACCGCAACCGGATGTCGAGTCCGCGACGCCTTTGACGCCCGAGCCAGCGGAGGCCGAAGCGGTGGGCGCCGAGCCCGACGGCCGTCCGGGGCCGGATCAGAATGCCTTCCAGCGCGAGGTGCATACGCTGAAGGGCAGTGCCCGGATGGCTGGTTTCGAGGTGGTAGGGGCGATTGCCCATGCCCTGGAAAGTGCCTTGGGCGTGGAGACCGAGACCGGACTGGAGCCCCGAGAAGGATTCTTCCGGCTGGTCGAGCGCGCATTGACCGATGTCCAGCACCTGGTCGAGCGCGGGGTCGGTAGCTGGCAGACGAACGAAGAGGCCAGCGAGACCCTGCCGGCGTTGCGCGAGTGGGCATCCGGTGGCGGCGAAGAGTTCGAGAGCCAGCCGGCCGCCCGCAGTGAGGCCGAGGAGATCGAACCCGCGGCCCTCCTGGCGGACGACGACGAGTCGGAGACGGTCGCGCACCCCGTGCCGATGGAGGCGCGCCGTATCCAGGACCAGGTGCGCATGGATGCCGAGGTGCTGGATGCGCTGGTCAATCATGCCGGCGAGCTTGCGACCTTTCATCGTCGCTTCGAGCAAACCGTGGGTCGCGTCGAAGGTCAGGTCGATGAACTGGAGCGGACGATCGCTCGCTTGCGCGAGCAGCTGCGCAAGCTCGAGATCGAGACCGAGGCGCAGATTCTGTTCCGGGTCGAGAAGGAGAGCGGTGACGAGGCGGTGGATTTCGATCCGCTGGAGATGGACCGCTATTCCGGGATCCAGCAGCTCTCGCGTGCGCTGGCCGAGAGTGTCAGTGACCTTGAGGCCCTGAAGCAGGACGTGGGTGACGAGCTACAGAATGCCGGCGGCATCCTGCTGCAGCAGCGTCGCGTGGGGACCGATCTCCAGGACCAGCTGATGCGCCAGCGCATGGTGCGGTTCGCACGTATGGCCCCGCGCCTGCGGCGCGTGGTACGCCAGGCCGGCGACGACATGGGCAAGTCGGTCCGTGTGGAGTTTTCCGGGCAGGGGGCCGAGCTCGACCGCGCATTGCTGGAACGGCTGGTCGCCCCGCTTGAGCACCTGCTGCGCAATGCGATTGCGCACGGGATCGAGGACAGCGACGCGCGGCGCGCGGCCGGCAAGTCGGAAACGGGCCAGATCGGGGTGTCGCTCGAACAGTCAGGCAGCGAGATCCGCCTGCAAGTGACGGACGATGGCGCCGGGATTGATGCCCATGCCATCCGCACGCGAGCCGTGGAGCGCGGGCTGCTGGCCTCCGATGCCGAGATTACCGATGCCCAGGCCCTGCAATTGATCCTGCAGTCCGGGTTCTCCACCGCCGCGGAGGTGTCGCAGGTGGCCGGTCGCGGGGTGGGGTTGGACGTGGTGAACAGCGACGTCAAGCAGCTGGGCGGCACGCTGGAGATCGAATCCACGCCCGGACGAGGCTCGCGCTTTACCATGCGGTTGCCGTTTACGCTGGCGATCTCGCAGGCATTGCTGGTTCAGGTGGGCGAGGAGACCTTCGCCGTGCCCATGGCGTCCGTGGAGGGCGTCGTGCGGGCGCATGCGGACGAGGTCGTGGCCAGCGGCGACGGGCATGTGAGCTATCCTTACGCGGGTCAGGACTATGCCGTGCGGGCCCTGGGTGACCTGATGGGGATCGAGACGCAGGCCAGCGCCAGCCATCTGCCGGACCACGCGTTCCCGCTGTTGCTGGTGCGCGCTGACGATCAGCGCGTGGCGCTGCGGATCGACGGGTTGCTGGGAAGCCAGGAAGTGGTCGTGAAATCGGTAGGCCCGGTCTTGAGCCGCATCCCGGGGGTCGCTGGTGCGACCCTGCAGGGCGATGGCTCGGTCATGCTGATCCTCGACTTGAGCATGCTGGTGCGTTTCGCGGCGGCTACGGCGGGCACCGTCGACACGGGTATGCCGGCGGAGATTGCCGGCGCCCCACGCGTCATGGTCGTGGATGACTCGATCACCATCCGCAAGGTCACCGCGCGTCTGCTCGCCCGCCATGGGTACGATGTGGTCACGGCCCGCGACGGTCTCGATGCCGTGACGATGCTGGAGGAGCGGCGACCGCAGCTGATCCTGCTGGATGTGGAGATGCCGCGTATGGACGGCTTCGAGTTCGCCGCCCATGTCCGCGACCATCCGGAGCTGAGCCAGGTGCCGATTATCATGATCACATCGCGCAGTGGCACGAAGCATCGCGAGCGGGCCTCGCGGCTGGGCGTCAATGGCTATCTGGGCAAGCCGTACCTGGAGAATGACCTGCTGGACGAAATCCGGCGTCATCTTGAGGAGGTCGTCGCATGA
- a CDS encoding PleD family two-component system response regulator, whose product MARILIVDDSPTEIHVLRTMLEKHGHAVTTAESGEEGVAAAKAQVPDLVLMDVVMPGLNGFQATRDLSKSDETSHVPVVVVSTKDQATDRVWAMRQGARDYITKPVAEKELLQTIGKYLNA is encoded by the coding sequence ATGGCCCGCATCCTGATCGTTGATGACTCCCCGACCGAGATCCATGTCCTGCGCACCATGCTGGAAAAGCATGGCCATGCCGTGACCACGGCTGAAAGCGGCGAGGAGGGCGTGGCCGCGGCCAAAGCACAGGTCCCGGATCTGGTGCTGATGGATGTGGTGATGCCGGGGCTCAATGGCTTCCAGGCCACCCGCGACTTGTCGAAATCCGACGAGACCTCGCATGTACCCGTGGTCGTGGTGTCCACCAAGGACCAGGCCACGGACCGGGTCTGGGCCATGCGCCAGGGGGCCCGGGACTACATCACCAAGCCGGTGGCGGAGAAGGAGCTGCTGCAGACCATCGGGAAGTACCTCAACGCATGA
- a CDS encoding PleD family two-component system response regulator, producing MANALAEAESAAEFQGLKVMVIDDSKTIRRTAESLLQKHGADVITAVDGFEALSKVANSNPDIIFIDVMMPRLDGYQTCALIKNNKRFRATPIIMLSSKDSVFDKAKGRVVGSEDYLTKPFTRDDLLGAMRQYTRPAGS from the coding sequence GTGGCGAACGCACTGGCAGAAGCGGAATCGGCTGCCGAGTTTCAGGGGCTGAAAGTCATGGTGATTGATGACAGCAAGACCATTCGGCGCACCGCCGAATCCTTGCTGCAGAAGCACGGTGCGGACGTGATTACGGCCGTGGATGGCTTCGAGGCCCTGTCCAAGGTGGCCAACTCCAACCCGGATATCATTTTCATCGATGTCATGATGCCGCGTCTGGATGGCTACCAGACCTGTGCCCTGATCAAGAACAACAAACGGTTCCGGGCTACGCCGATCATCATGCTGTCGAGCAAGGACAGCGTATTCGACAAGGCCAAGGGCCGCGTGGTTGGCTCCGAGGATTACCTGACCAAGCCCTTCACCCGGGATGACCTCCTGGGTGCGATGCGCCAGTACACTCGCCCGGCAGGAAGCTGA
- the gshB gene encoding glutathione synthase encodes MAHDIAVLMDPITSIKPWKDTTFAMLLAAQARGHRLHYLEPGDLWIEEGRAQVRSRPVAVRDQREDYYTLGPEQEGDASRFDLLLMRKDPPFDLEYIYATYALDLAERDGVRVVNRPEALRDVNEKAFATHFVDCGPPTLITRDRARIRAFLEHHGDIVVKPLDGMGGASVFRIREGDPNLSVILETMTEFDRRTIVAQRFLPEYTAGDKRIILIGGEPYDHALARIPAEGETRANLAAGGRGEAVPLTDRDRWICAQIAPELKRRGLDFVGIDVIGDYLTEINVTSPTGVRELDAARGDDLAGHFIDYLTHP; translated from the coding sequence GTGGCGCATGACATCGCTGTCCTGATGGACCCAATCACCAGCATCAAGCCCTGGAAGGACACCACCTTCGCCATGCTGCTCGCCGCCCAGGCACGCGGGCACCGCCTGCACTACCTGGAACCCGGCGACCTGTGGATCGAAGAGGGGCGCGCGCAGGTCCGCAGCCGCCCGGTGGCAGTGCGCGACCAGCGCGAGGACTACTACACCCTGGGGCCCGAGCAAGAAGGCGACGCCAGCCGCTTCGATCTCCTGCTGATGCGCAAAGATCCGCCGTTCGACCTCGAGTACATCTACGCCACCTACGCCCTGGACCTGGCCGAGCGGGACGGCGTGCGCGTGGTCAACCGACCCGAGGCCCTGCGCGACGTGAACGAGAAGGCCTTCGCCACGCATTTCGTCGACTGCGGGCCACCGACCCTGATCACCCGCGACCGCGCGCGCATCCGCGCCTTCCTCGAGCACCACGGCGACATCGTCGTCAAGCCGCTGGACGGCATGGGCGGGGCCTCGGTGTTCCGCATCCGCGAGGGCGACCCCAACCTCTCGGTCATCCTCGAGACCATGACCGAATTCGACCGGCGCACCATCGTCGCCCAGCGCTTCCTGCCGGAATACACCGCCGGCGACAAGCGCATCATCCTGATCGGGGGTGAACCCTACGATCATGCACTGGCACGGATCCCGGCCGAGGGCGAGACCCGGGCCAATCTGGCCGCCGGCGGGCGTGGCGAAGCCGTTCCCCTGACCGATCGCGACCGCTGGATCTGCGCGCAGATCGCCCCCGAGCTCAAGCGCCGAGGCCTGGACTTCGTCGGCATCGACGTGATCGGCGACTACCTGACCGAGATCAACGTCACCAGCCCCACCGGCGTGCGTGAGCTCGATGCCGCCCGCGGCGACGATCTCGCCGGCCATTTCATCGACTACCTGACCCATCCCTGA
- a CDS encoding 16S rRNA (uracil(1498)-N(3))-methyltransferase encodes MRCPRLLINDTDLAAGQSIPASQDRLHYATNVLRLKNHAACRVFDGQGNEFHARLDITGRRTGTFHLGERAAAATTPARPIELLQGIARGDHMDLAVQKAVELGVSMIRPVLCERSRSAAAHRGLDKRHAHWAGIIQAAAEQCGRNELPLLAPPATLDDALGASSPGLDLVADEQGPPLSGALDAFGKGGTSGRVRILIGPEGGLTDEERLQTRKAGFQSVSMGPRTLRTETAAISLLTLVQWKLGDLDGGAALT; translated from the coding sequence ATGCGCTGCCCCCGGCTGCTGATCAACGACACGGATCTGGCCGCGGGGCAGTCTATTCCCGCGTCGCAGGACCGGCTGCACTACGCCACCAATGTCCTGCGTCTCAAGAACCATGCTGCCTGCCGGGTGTTCGACGGTCAGGGCAACGAATTCCACGCCCGTCTGGATATCACCGGACGGCGCACCGGCACCTTCCACCTGGGCGAGCGCGCCGCCGCCGCCACCACACCCGCACGCCCCATTGAGCTGCTCCAGGGCATTGCCCGGGGAGACCATATGGATCTGGCGGTCCAGAAGGCGGTGGAGCTGGGTGTCAGCATGATCCGGCCCGTGCTCTGCGAACGCAGCCGTTCGGCCGCAGCCCATCGGGGACTGGACAAGCGCCATGCCCACTGGGCCGGGATCATCCAGGCCGCCGCCGAACAATGCGGCCGTAACGAGCTACCGCTTCTGGCACCACCAGCCACACTGGACGACGCGCTGGGCGCCAGCTCACCCGGCCTCGACCTGGTCGCGGACGAACAGGGCCCGCCCCTGTCCGGGGCACTCGACGCGTTCGGGAAGGGGGGCACGTCCGGACGGGTACGGATACTGATCGGACCCGAGGGGGGGCTAACTGACGAGGAACGCCTCCAGACGCGCAAGGCGGGGTTTCAATCCGTCTCCATGGGCCCCCGCACCCTGCGCACGGAGACGGCCGCGATCAGCCTTTTGACCCTGGTGCAATGGAAGCTCGGGGATCTCGACGGTGGGGCGGCCCTCACCTGA
- a CDS encoding chemotaxis protein CheW: MKVERSTPYALLASLDREGRRVNRELRRDIGTGWRGVLLRVADFRFLVDMDSIAEVADPLSLTRVPLADPAVLGVGNLRGLVLPVFDMGKLLLDTPLPHDASGQRVVVAPQGHGMAGLLVSQVEGMRRCIPSQRRLEVSVPDGVRPFITGGFDLGHRLHPVLDLDLLLNDTNRFAGMELAGASNTEQTAAAV; the protein is encoded by the coding sequence ATGAAGGTCGAGAGGTCCACGCCCTACGCCCTGCTCGCGAGTCTTGATCGCGAAGGGCGTCGCGTGAACCGTGAACTGCGACGGGATATCGGCACGGGCTGGCGCGGGGTGTTGCTCCGTGTCGCCGATTTCCGTTTTCTGGTCGACATGGACTCGATCGCCGAGGTGGCCGATCCGCTGTCGCTGACGCGCGTGCCGCTGGCGGATCCGGCCGTGCTGGGTGTGGGGAATCTGCGCGGGCTGGTCCTGCCGGTTTTCGATATGGGCAAGCTGCTGCTGGACACCCCGCTGCCGCACGACGCGAGCGGGCAGCGTGTGGTGGTGGCCCCTCAGGGGCACGGGATGGCCGGGTTGCTGGTGAGCCAGGTCGAGGGCATGCGTCGCTGCATTCCTTCGCAACGGCGACTGGAGGTGTCGGTGCCTGATGGCGTGCGCCCCTTTATTACCGGCGGATTCGATCTCGGGCACCGACTGCACCCGGTGCTGGATCTGGATCTGCTTTTGAATGACACCAATCGCTTTGCCGGCATGGAGCTGGCTGGGGCATCGAATACCGAACAGACCGCGGCAGCTGTATAA